In Paenibacillus ihbetae, the following are encoded in one genomic region:
- the purM gene encoding phosphoribosylformylglycinamidine cyclo-ligase, giving the protein MSDTYKQAGVDIAAGNEAVERMKKHVKTTFRPEVMTDLGGFGALFKLNKDQYEEPVLVSGTDGVGTKLKLAFAMDQHDTIGIDAVAMCVNDIVVQGAEPLFFLDYLACDKVIPAKIESIVKGIADGCNQAGCSLIGGETAEMPGMYSEGEYDIAGFTVGIVDKSKMINGSNIAAGDTVIGLASSGVHSNGFSLVRKLLLEDSGYSLQQEVPELGGRLGDVLLAPTKIYVKPLLGLLKEIEVKGMAHITGGGFIENIPRMLPDGVNVDIEYGTWPILPIFKLMQEKGGISNKDMFTTFNMGIGMVLVVNESDADQALAYLRSAGEEPYVIGRVTEGERVVTFTGAEV; this is encoded by the coding sequence GTGTCGGATACTTACAAACAAGCAGGCGTGGATATCGCAGCAGGCAACGAAGCGGTAGAGCGGATGAAAAAGCATGTCAAAACGACATTCAGACCGGAAGTCATGACGGATCTCGGCGGTTTCGGCGCCCTGTTCAAGCTGAATAAAGACCAATATGAAGAGCCGGTACTCGTCTCGGGCACCGATGGCGTCGGCACGAAGCTGAAGCTTGCATTTGCGATGGACCAGCATGACACCATCGGAATCGATGCGGTAGCCATGTGCGTGAACGACATTGTGGTGCAAGGCGCGGAACCGCTCTTTTTTCTCGACTATTTGGCCTGCGATAAGGTGATTCCTGCCAAAATTGAGTCCATCGTCAAAGGCATTGCCGATGGCTGCAACCAGGCCGGCTGCTCCCTGATCGGCGGGGAGACGGCGGAAATGCCGGGCATGTACAGCGAGGGGGAGTACGACATTGCCGGCTTCACGGTGGGCATTGTCGACAAGTCCAAAATGATCAACGGATCGAATATCGCGGCAGGCGATACCGTGATCGGCCTGGCTTCCAGCGGGGTGCACAGCAACGGGTTCTCGCTTGTGCGGAAGCTGCTTCTGGAGGATTCCGGGTACTCGCTGCAGCAGGAGGTTCCGGAGCTGGGGGGACGCCTTGGCGACGTGCTGCTGGCACCGACCAAAATCTACGTCAAACCGCTGCTGGGCTTGCTGAAAGAGATCGAAGTGAAGGGCATGGCGCATATTACGGGCGGCGGATTCATCGAGAACATTCCGCGTATGCTGCCGGATGGCGTCAATGTCGACATTGAGTACGGAACCTGGCCGATTCTGCCGATCTTCAAGCTGATGCAGGAGAAGGGCGGCATTTCCAATAAAGACATGTTTACGACATTTAATATGGGGATCGGCATGGTTCTTGTCGTGAACGAGAGCGATGCGGATCAAGCGCTGGCGTATCTCCGCTCGGCGGGTGAAGAGCCTTATGTCATCGGCCGCGTAACGGAAGGCGAGCGTGTCGTCACCTTTACGGGGGCTGAAGTGTAA
- the purF gene encoding amidophosphoribosyltransferase has protein sequence MSHELIPEGLWTGDYYNEGTGKSDIFDTLKEECGVFGVFGHPDAASLSYYGLHALQHRGEESAGICVADGDSFNYHRDMGLVKEVFDKNKLESLKGNMSIGHVRYSTSGDSRITNAQPLVFKYREGNLAIATNGNIVNEPMLRRELEKAGSIFQTTSDTEVIAHLIARSPKDFVEAAKDALQRLVGGFAFLLMTNDKLLVASDPNGLRPLTMGRLGDAYIFTSETCALEVIGAETIRDVAPGELLILDRDGLREERYTAPGRKALCAMEYIYFSRPDSDLNGSNLHSARKRMGSRMALESFIDADVVTGVPDSSISAAIGYAEQTGIPYELGLIKNKYTGRTFIQPSQELREQGVKMKLSAVRRVVEGKRVVMIDDSIVRGTTSRRIVNLLREAGATEVHVRITSPPFKNPCFYGIDTPDRRELIASSKSIEEICREINADSLSFLSVEGLISAIGGYDEQSYKGGLCLACFDNDYPTPIDFDGEEKMGCSC, from the coding sequence ATGTCTCATGAACTGATACCCGAAGGATTATGGACAGGGGATTATTACAATGAGGGAACAGGTAAGAGCGATATATTCGATACATTAAAAGAAGAGTGCGGCGTATTCGGGGTGTTCGGTCATCCCGATGCCGCCTCCCTATCCTATTACGGACTGCATGCCCTGCAGCACCGGGGAGAGGAAAGCGCGGGCATCTGCGTGGCCGATGGGGACAGCTTCAATTATCACCGCGACATGGGCCTGGTGAAGGAAGTATTCGACAAGAATAAGCTGGAATCGCTCAAGGGAAACATGTCGATCGGGCATGTGCGCTATTCCACCAGCGGAGACAGCCGGATTACCAACGCACAGCCCCTTGTCTTCAAATACCGGGAGGGCAATCTGGCGATTGCCACGAACGGCAATATCGTAAATGAGCCGATGCTCCGGCGCGAGCTGGAGAAAGCGGGCTCGATCTTCCAGACGACGAGCGATACCGAAGTCATTGCGCACTTGATCGCGCGCTCGCCGAAGGACTTCGTCGAAGCGGCGAAGGACGCGCTGCAGCGTCTAGTCGGCGGGTTTGCATTCCTGCTGATGACCAATGACAAGCTGCTGGTTGCGTCCGATCCGAACGGGCTGCGTCCGCTGACGATGGGCCGCCTGGGCGACGCTTATATTTTCACTTCCGAGACGTGTGCGCTCGAAGTGATCGGCGCGGAGACGATCCGCGATGTCGCTCCCGGGGAGCTGCTCATTCTCGATCGCGACGGCTTGCGCGAGGAGCGCTATACGGCGCCGGGCCGCAAAGCGCTGTGCGCGATGGAGTACATTTATTTCTCCCGCCCGGACAGCGACCTGAACGGCTCGAATTTGCATTCGGCCCGCAAGCGGATGGGAAGCCGGATGGCGCTGGAATCTTTTATCGATGCGGATGTCGTTACAGGCGTTCCCGATTCCAGCATCTCGGCAGCTATCGGTTATGCCGAGCAGACCGGTATCCCTTATGAGCTGGGGCTGATCAAGAATAAATATACGGGCCGGACGTTCATCCAGCCGAGCCAGGAGCTGCGCGAGCAGGGCGTGAAGATGAAGCTTAGCGCCGTGCGTCGCGTGGTCGAAGGCAAACGGGTCGTCATGATTGACGATTCGATCGTGCGGGGAACCACCTCCCGCCGGATCGTCAACCTCCTTCGCGAAGCGGGGGCGACCGAAGTGCACGTTCGGATTACCTCGCCGCCGTTCAAGAATCCCTGCTTCTACGGCATCGACACGCCGGACCGCCGGGAGCTGATCGCCTCTTCCAAGAGCATCGAGGAAATCTGCCGGGAGATCAATGCCGACTCCTTGTCCTTCCTTAGTGTGGAGGGGCTGATCTCGGCCATCGGCGGCTATGACGAGCAGAGCTATAAAGGCGGTTTATGCCTTGCTTGCTTCGATAATGATTACCCGACACCGATTGATTTTGACGGGGAAGAGAAGATGGGCTGCAGCTGTTAA
- the purL gene encoding phosphoribosylformylglycinamidine synthase subunit PurL encodes MAQQTSVKEPTAEQIAEHQIYKQMGVSDSEYELICSFMGRKPNYTEIGVFSVMWSEHCAYKNSKPLLRRFPTSGPRVLMGPGEGAGIVDIGDNQAVVFKIESHNHPSAVEPYQGAATGVGGIIRDIFSMGARPVAILNSLRFGKLESDRVKYLFEHVVSGIAGYGNCIGIPTVGGEVVFDESYEGNPLVNAMCVGIIDHDKIQRGVAKGVGNPVFYVGPPTGRDGIHGATFASVELTEESEANRTAVQVGDPFMEKLVMEACLELIDSGIVLGIQDMGAAGLTCSSAEMASKAGNGLELYLDQVPQREEGMTPYEMMLSESQERMLFVVEPQHEAQAREIFDRWGVICAKVGKVTDDGRLKLFHHGEVVGDMPVTALVDECPVYNKPSEVPAYYKEQASVDTLRYDEVKDLGGALKQVLGSPSLASKAWVYNQYDYMVRTSTAVRPGSDAAVVTVQGTRKALAMTTDCNGRYVYLDPELGGKIAVSEAARNIVCSGAEPLAITDNLNFGSPEKPDIFWQMEKAVDGMAEACRELGTPVIGGNVSLYNENAKGAIYPTPVVGMVGLIHDTDHITTQGFKNEGDLIYVLGETYAELGGSEFQAVVHGVSEGRPPQLDLEKEKKLLSGVLKAIQAGFVQSAHDVSEGGLAAALAESCISGNVGATIEWSTDLRSDIALFSESQSRIVLSVSPDHKNALEKLLQEAGVPFNALGVVGGSKLSMNINGASALNESVEALKSVWEDAIPCLMN; translated from the coding sequence ATGGCGCAGCAAACGTCCGTTAAGGAACCGACGGCAGAACAGATTGCAGAGCATCAGATTTACAAGCAGATGGGAGTTTCGGACAGCGAGTACGAGCTGATCTGTTCCTTCATGGGACGCAAGCCGAACTATACGGAGATCGGCGTATTCAGCGTCATGTGGTCCGAGCACTGCGCGTATAAGAACTCCAAGCCGCTGCTGCGCCGCTTCCCGACCAGCGGGCCGCGCGTCCTGATGGGACCCGGCGAAGGCGCGGGCATCGTCGATATCGGCGACAACCAGGCGGTCGTATTCAAAATCGAAAGCCATAACCACCCGTCGGCCGTTGAGCCTTACCAAGGCGCGGCCACTGGCGTGGGCGGCATTATCCGCGACATTTTCTCCATGGGCGCAAGACCTGTTGCGATCCTGAACTCCCTTCGCTTCGGCAAGCTGGAGAGCGACCGCGTGAAGTACTTGTTCGAGCATGTTGTATCCGGGATCGCCGGCTACGGCAACTGCATCGGAATTCCGACGGTCGGAGGCGAGGTTGTCTTCGACGAGAGCTATGAAGGCAATCCGCTGGTCAACGCGATGTGCGTCGGCATTATCGATCATGACAAAATCCAGCGCGGTGTAGCTAAAGGGGTCGGCAATCCGGTGTTCTACGTCGGACCGCCGACAGGGCGCGACGGCATTCACGGGGCAACGTTCGCTTCCGTCGAATTGACCGAGGAGTCCGAAGCGAACCGCACGGCCGTTCAGGTTGGCGACCCGTTCATGGAGAAGCTCGTCATGGAAGCCTGCCTTGAGCTGATCGACTCCGGCATCGTGCTCGGCATTCAAGACATGGGCGCGGCAGGCCTGACCTGCTCCAGCGCGGAAATGGCAAGCAAAGCGGGTAACGGGCTTGAGCTGTATCTGGATCAAGTTCCGCAGCGCGAGGAAGGCATGACGCCTTACGAAATGATGCTGTCGGAATCGCAGGAACGGATGCTGTTCGTTGTCGAGCCGCAGCATGAGGCGCAGGCGCGTGAAATTTTTGATCGCTGGGGCGTGATTTGCGCCAAGGTCGGAAAGGTGACCGATGACGGTCGTCTGAAGCTGTTCCACCACGGCGAAGTCGTCGGCGACATGCCGGTTACGGCTCTTGTTGACGAGTGCCCTGTATATAATAAACCGTCCGAGGTACCTGCTTATTACAAAGAGCAAGCCTCGGTCGACACGCTCCGCTACGATGAAGTGAAGGATCTCGGGGGAGCGCTGAAGCAAGTGCTCGGCTCGCCAAGCCTTGCAAGCAAAGCATGGGTGTATAACCAATATGATTATATGGTCCGCACCAGCACTGCCGTACGTCCGGGCTCGGATGCGGCCGTCGTGACCGTTCAAGGCACGCGCAAGGCGCTGGCAATGACAACGGACTGCAACGGGCGTTATGTATATCTCGACCCCGAGCTCGGCGGCAAGATCGCCGTCAGCGAAGCGGCGCGCAATATCGTATGCTCCGGGGCCGAGCCGCTGGCGATCACGGACAACCTGAACTTCGGCAGTCCGGAGAAGCCGGATATTTTCTGGCAGATGGAAAAAGCCGTGGACGGCATGGCGGAAGCCTGCCGCGAGCTGGGAACGCCGGTGATCGGCGGCAACGTCAGTCTGTATAACGAGAACGCCAAAGGCGCGATTTACCCGACGCCGGTTGTCGGCATGGTCGGCCTGATCCACGACACGGATCATATTACGACGCAAGGCTTCAAGAACGAGGGCGATCTGATTTATGTACTCGGCGAAACCTATGCCGAGCTTGGCGGCAGCGAGTTCCAGGCCGTGGTGCATGGCGTATCCGAAGGACGGCCGCCGCAGCTCGATCTGGAGAAGGAGAAGAAGCTGCTTAGCGGTGTGCTGAAAGCGATCCAGGCCGGTTTCGTTCAATCCGCGCATGATGTGTCGGAAGGCGGACTTGCCGCAGCGCTTGCGGAGAGCTGCATCAGCGGCAATGTCGGTGCAACGATCGAATGGTCGACCGACCTTCGCAGCGACATCGCCCTCTTCAGCGAAAGCCAATCCCGGATCGTATTATCCGTATCCCCGGATCATAAAAATGCGCTGGAGAAGCTCCTTCAAGAAGCCGGCGTTCCATTCAACGCGCTTGGCGTTGTAGGCGGAAGCAAGCTCAGCATGAACATTAACGGTGCTTCTGCGCTGAATGAATCCGTGGAGGCTTTGAAATCCGTCTGGGAGGATGCCATTCCATGTCTCATGAACTGA
- the purQ gene encoding phosphoribosylformylglycinamidine synthase subunit PurQ gives MRFAVLVFPGSNCDIDCYKAVEETIGQPVDYVWHTATDLSPYDCILVPGGFSYGDYLRCGAISRFAPVMNEVAKAAEEGKYILGICNGFQILTEAGLLPGALRRNASMKFRCHDSVLKVVNSSTPFTREYAEGQEIVIPIAHGEGNYYCDEETLKRLRDNRQIVFTYQDNPNGSVADIAGICNERGNVIGMMPHPERAVSSLLGSEDGKAMFTSILQAWRDTHGAANVR, from the coding sequence ATGAGATTTGCAGTGCTGGTCTTTCCTGGCTCCAATTGTGATATTGACTGTTACAAAGCGGTGGAAGAGACAATCGGGCAGCCGGTGGATTATGTGTGGCATACGGCAACGGATTTATCCCCGTACGATTGCATCTTGGTGCCCGGCGGGTTCTCCTATGGGGATTACCTGCGGTGTGGTGCGATTTCCCGGTTCGCCCCGGTAATGAACGAGGTGGCGAAGGCGGCAGAAGAGGGCAAATATATTCTTGGCATCTGCAACGGATTTCAGATTTTAACGGAGGCGGGACTCCTTCCGGGGGCGCTGCGCCGCAACGCTTCGATGAAATTCCGCTGCCATGACAGTGTGCTGAAAGTGGTCAACAGCTCAACGCCGTTCACGCGCGAATATGCGGAAGGACAGGAGATCGTCATTCCGATCGCTCACGGCGAGGGCAACTATTACTGTGATGAAGAAACGCTGAAGAGGCTCCGGGACAACCGGCAAATCGTATTTACGTATCAAGATAATCCGAACGGCTCCGTCGCGGACATCGCAGGCATCTGCAACGAACGCGGCAACGTGATCGGCATGATGCCGCATCCGGAGCGGGCGGTAAGCAGCCTGCTCGGTTCGGAAGACGGCAAGGCAATGTTCACATCCATATTACAGGCATGGAGGGATACTCATGGCGCAGCAAACGTCCGTTAA
- the purS gene encoding phosphoribosylformylglycinamidine synthase subunit PurS has product MLKAKVYVTIKQSVLDPQGVAVQGALHSIGYKEVESLRIGKYMELELNTDNREEAEQRVKEMCEKLLANTVVENYRYELEG; this is encoded by the coding sequence ATGTTGAAAGCTAAGGTTTACGTCACGATTAAACAGAGCGTTTTGGATCCGCAAGGGGTCGCGGTGCAGGGGGCGCTTCATTCGATCGGCTACAAGGAAGTGGAGAGCCTGCGGATCGGTAAGTATATGGAGCTTGAGCTGAATACGGATAACCGTGAAGAGGCTGAGCAGCGCGTCAAGGAAATGTGCGAGAAGCTTCTGGCGAATACGGTGGTCGAGAACTACCGTTACGAATTGGAGGGCTAA
- a CDS encoding phosphoribosylaminoimidazolesuccinocarboxamide synthase, whose amino-acid sequence MTLPALSTAAHLIHAPLLYKGKVRELYDLGEHVLIVVTDRISAFDYVLEPPVPAKGTVLNKLSAFWFEQTKGLIDNHMVHTDVNRLGDAVKDKTLLDGRIMVCRKAERIDIECVVRGYITGGGWRQYQSTGEVNGIKLPEGLRKNEAFPEPIFTPAAKNDVGHDEDISLARMKELVGEELALQLQDKSLMLYTFARDYCRKHGIILADCKFEFGLIDGEIVLIDEIFTPDSSRFWDETNYALDIEIDSMDKEPVRTYLASSDWDKNSEPDPLPLHVVEETTHRYTDIYRRLTAASL is encoded by the coding sequence ATGACATTACCGGCATTATCGACCGCCGCCCACCTGATCCATGCACCGCTGCTCTACAAGGGCAAGGTCCGTGAGCTTTATGATCTGGGTGAGCATGTACTCATCGTAGTAACCGACCGCATTTCCGCTTTTGACTATGTCCTAGAGCCGCCCGTACCGGCTAAGGGAACGGTGCTGAATAAGCTGAGCGCCTTCTGGTTTGAGCAGACGAAGGGCCTGATCGACAACCATATGGTGCATACCGACGTGAACCGGCTGGGGGATGCCGTGAAGGATAAGACGCTGCTGGACGGGCGGATCATGGTATGCCGCAAGGCCGAGCGCATTGATATCGAATGCGTTGTCCGGGGATATATTACCGGCGGCGGCTGGCGGCAGTATCAGTCCACGGGCGAGGTAAACGGCATTAAGCTGCCGGAGGGCCTGCGCAAGAACGAGGCGTTTCCGGAGCCGATCTTCACGCCGGCCGCGAAGAACGATGTCGGTCACGACGAAGACATCTCGCTCGCCCGGATGAAGGAGCTTGTGGGCGAAGAGCTGGCACTGCAGCTGCAGGACAAAAGCTTGATGCTGTATACATTCGCCCGCGACTACTGCCGGAAGCACGGCATCATTCTAGCCGATTGCAAGTTCGAGTTCGGTTTGATCGACGGCGAGATCGTCCTGATCGACGAAATTTTCACGCCGGATTCCTCCCGTTTCTGGGATGAAACCAACTATGCGCTGGACATTGAGATCGACAGCATGGACAAGGAGCCTGTACGCACGTACCTCGCTTCTTCCGATTGGGACAAGAACAGCGAGCCGGATCCGCTTCCGCTGCATGTGGTGGAGGAGACGACGCACCGCTATACCGATATTTACCGCCGGCTGACGGCAGCAAGCTTGTAA
- the purB gene encoding adenylosuccinate lyase — protein MIERYSRPEMRAIWTEENKFRAWLEVELCACEAWAELGVIPKEDTVKLRQNASFDIERIYEIEQETRHDVIAFTRAVSESLGDERKWVHYGLTSTDVVDTAMGYLLKQANEILEQDILRFIGILKEKAIAYKYTPMMGRTHGVHAEPTTFGLKMALWHEEMIRNLERFRHAADNVQYGKISGAVGTYANIDPYVEEFVCRKLGTKPAPISTQTLQRDRHAEYMATLALIATSLEKFATEIRALQKSEVREVEEAFAKGQKGSSAMPHKRNPIGSENISGLARVIRGHMISAYENVSLWHERDISHSSVERIILPDATMLLNYMLNRFGNIVKNLTVFPENMKRNMARTYGVPFSGRLLTKLIDKGFSREQAYDTVQPRAMQAWEEQRQFREIVEATPAITEVLSPEEIEDAFNPSWHLKHVDTIFAKLGLE, from the coding sequence ATGATTGAACGTTACAGCAGACCGGAAATGCGGGCGATCTGGACCGAGGAGAACAAATTCAGAGCATGGCTGGAGGTTGAACTGTGCGCATGCGAGGCTTGGGCCGAGCTTGGGGTGATCCCGAAGGAAGATACGGTGAAGCTTCGCCAGAACGCATCCTTTGATATCGAACGGATCTATGAAATCGAGCAGGAGACGCGGCATGACGTGATCGCGTTTACCCGCGCCGTATCGGAGAGCCTTGGCGACGAGCGGAAATGGGTGCATTACGGGCTGACCTCCACGGACGTGGTGGATACCGCGATGGGTTACCTCCTTAAGCAGGCGAATGAAATTTTGGAGCAGGACATTCTTCGGTTTATCGGTATTTTGAAGGAGAAAGCCATTGCCTACAAATACACGCCGATGATGGGCAGAACGCATGGCGTTCATGCAGAGCCGACTACATTCGGTCTGAAAATGGCGCTGTGGCACGAGGAAATGATCCGCAACCTGGAACGCTTCCGCCATGCCGCCGACAACGTCCAGTACGGCAAAATTTCCGGCGCGGTCGGCACCTATGCCAATATCGACCCGTACGTTGAGGAATTCGTATGCCGCAAGCTGGGCACGAAGCCGGCGCCGATCTCGACGCAGACGCTGCAGCGTGACCGCCATGCCGAATATATGGCGACGCTCGCGCTGATCGCGACATCGCTGGAGAAGTTTGCAACCGAGATCCGCGCGCTGCAGAAGAGCGAAGTGCGTGAGGTCGAGGAAGCTTTTGCAAAAGGTCAAAAAGGCTCTTCGGCTATGCCGCATAAGCGCAATCCGATCGGCTCGGAGAACATCTCCGGTCTGGCCCGCGTGATTCGGGGCCACATGATCTCCGCTTATGAGAACGTGTCGCTGTGGCATGAGCGGGATATTTCCCACTCCTCCGTGGAACGCATCATTCTGCCGGACGCCACGATGCTGCTGAACTATATGCTGAACCGTTTCGGCAACATCGTGAAGAACCTGACGGTCTTCCCTGAGAACATGAAGCGCAACATGGCCCGCACGTACGGCGTGCCATTCTCCGGCCGCCTTCTGACGAAGCTGATCGACAAGGGCTTCAGCCGCGAGCAGGCGTACGATACCGTGCAGCCTCGTGCCATGCAGGCATGGGAGGAGCAGCGTCAATTCCGTGAAATCGTAGAGGCGACTCCCGCTATTACGGAAGTGCTCAGTCCCGAGGAAATCGAGGATGCCTTTAATCCAAGCTGGCATCTGAAGCATGTCGATACGATTTTTGCCAAGCTCGGACTGGAATAG
- the purK gene encoding 5-(carboxyamino)imidazole ribonucleotide synthase — translation MTERQTLQQTAAGRRLLPGSVIGVLGGGQLGRMMALDGVKMGYSFVTLDPTPNAPLGQIAEQITAGYDDVEAARKLAEKADVITYEFENVDAGVAKLLEEQSYVPQGSKLLYTTQHRLREKAAIEAAGVPVAPYREINSLEDLLSAADELGLPCMLKTATGGYDGKGQAVLRSEEQLRPAYEALAAGGAELVLEKFVKFVCEISVIAARTPSGSVKSFPPAENVHVNNILHLSIVPARVPSDIQLRARQLAERVAEGLNAAGLLAVEMFVTEEGELYVNELAPRPHNSGHYTMEACATSQFEQHVRAICDLPLGDTTLLSPVVMVNVLGQHLEAAVQRFGEHDELAESLGVVPKLHLYGKSEAKANRKMGHINLLCGDVRDALEWVEKTNIWRQD, via the coding sequence ATGACGGAGCGTCAGACATTGCAGCAGACGGCTGCCGGGAGACGGCTTCTGCCGGGCTCGGTGATCGGCGTCCTCGGCGGCGGCCAGCTGGGCCGCATGATGGCGCTGGACGGCGTCAAGATGGGGTATTCGTTCGTCACCCTGGACCCGACTCCGAACGCGCCGCTCGGACAGATTGCCGAGCAGATTACGGCAGGCTATGACGATGTGGAAGCCGCACGCAAATTAGCGGAGAAGGCGGATGTCATTACGTACGAATTCGAGAATGTGGATGCGGGCGTGGCCAAGCTGCTGGAGGAGCAGTCTTACGTGCCCCAGGGCAGCAAGCTTCTGTATACGACGCAGCATCGGCTGCGCGAGAAAGCGGCGATTGAAGCGGCTGGCGTGCCGGTCGCCCCGTATCGTGAAATCAATAGCTTGGAAGATTTGTTATCTGCAGCTGACGAGCTTGGACTTCCATGCATGCTAAAGACGGCTACCGGAGGTTATGATGGTAAGGGGCAAGCCGTTCTTCGCAGCGAGGAGCAATTGCGGCCGGCGTATGAGGCGCTGGCTGCCGGCGGGGCCGAGCTCGTGCTGGAGAAGTTCGTGAAGTTCGTCTGCGAGATTTCCGTCATCGCGGCGCGCACGCCAAGCGGCAGCGTCAAGAGCTTCCCGCCGGCGGAGAACGTGCATGTCAACAATATATTGCATCTATCCATCGTCCCAGCGCGAGTGCCAAGCGATATACAGCTCAGAGCCCGTCAGCTTGCCGAGCGCGTGGCAGAGGGCTTGAACGCGGCAGGGCTTCTGGCCGTGGAGATGTTCGTGACGGAGGAAGGGGAGCTGTACGTGAACGAGCTTGCGCCCCGTCCGCACAACTCCGGCCACTATACGATGGAGGCTTGCGCCACATCGCAATTCGAGCAGCATGTCAGAGCGATCTGCGATCTGCCGCTCGGCGATACGACGCTGCTGAGCCCCGTGGTCATGGTTAACGTGCTGGGGCAGCATTTGGAAGCAGCGGTGCAGCGCTTTGGCGAACATGATGAGCTCGCCGAGTCGCTTGGCGTCGTGCCGAAGCTTCATCTGTACGGCAAGAGCGAGGCGAAGGCGAACCGCAAGATGGGTCACATCAACCTGCTGTGCGGGGATGTCAGGGACGCCTTGGAGTGGGTAGAGAAAACTAATATTTGGAGGCAGGATTAA
- the purE gene encoding 5-(carboxyamino)imidazole ribonucleotide mutase encodes MAAQVGVIMGSKSDWETMSEACKVLDELEIPYEKKVVSAHRTPDLMFRYAEEAEGRGIRVIIAGAGGAAHLPGMVASKTVLPVIGVPVQSKSLNGLDSLLSIVQMPGGIPVATVAIGKAGAVNAGLLAAQILGASDAEVRARVQARRDRIRDEVLESGDSL; translated from the coding sequence ATGGCAGCGCAAGTTGGAGTCATTATGGGCAGCAAATCGGATTGGGAGACCATGTCTGAGGCATGCAAGGTGTTAGATGAATTGGAAATTCCGTATGAGAAAAAGGTCGTATCCGCGCATCGCACGCCTGATCTGATGTTTCGGTACGCCGAAGAGGCGGAGGGCCGGGGGATTCGCGTCATTATCGCCGGCGCCGGCGGCGCGGCGCATCTTCCGGGAATGGTAGCCTCGAAGACGGTGCTGCCGGTCATCGGCGTTCCGGTGCAATCCAAATCGCTGAACGGGCTGGATTCGCTCCTGTCGATCGTGCAGATGCCGGGCGGCATTCCCGTCGCTACCGTCGCGATCGGCAAGGCCGGTGCCGTGAATGCGGGACTGCTCGCCGCGCAAATCTTGGGCGCTTCGGATGCGGAGGTCCGTGCCAGAGTGCAGGCACGGCGGGACCGCATACGCGATGAAGTGCTGGAAAGCGGCGATAGCCTATGA
- a CDS encoding universal stress protein → MLFTNILLAYDGSKAANKALGRAVELTKANPDAKLHVVHAYDFPRFFVGEGLAPIPASLNKDVYDIAVQTTEEIKERIEHSGVNGQVNMIQGAPAEVILEYAKQNDIDLIVIGSRGLGGIREFVLGSVSHNVVQHATIPVLVVK, encoded by the coding sequence ATGCTGTTTACGAACATTCTACTGGCTTACGACGGCTCTAAAGCGGCGAACAAAGCGCTCGGACGCGCGGTCGAGCTGACCAAGGCGAATCCTGACGCTAAGCTGCACGTGGTTCATGCTTATGACTTTCCGCGTTTTTTTGTCGGGGAAGGACTGGCTCCGATTCCCGCTTCGCTTAATAAAGACGTATACGATATTGCGGTGCAGACGACAGAAGAAATCAAGGAGCGCATCGAGCATTCGGGTGTTAACGGGCAGGTCAACATGATTCAGGGAGCGCCTGCCGAAGTGATTTTGGAATATGCCAAACAGAACGACATCGATCTTATCGTGATCGGCAGCCGCGGCCTGGGCGGCATTCGCGAGTTCGTGCTCGGGAGCGTCAGCCATAACGTGGTGCAGCATGCCACCATCCCGGTGCTTGTGGTGAAATAG
- a CDS encoding DUF1294 domain-containing protein yields MRTALIVWFIFINAVAYLVMSEDKRRARLGRDRVPERTLFLLAAVGGALGAWIAMYRKRHKTRHLSFKLGIPLLLFLNAVLYGYFWS; encoded by the coding sequence GTGAGAACCGCGCTGATTGTATGGTTTATATTCATTAATGCGGTTGCCTATCTGGTCATGTCCGAGGACAAGCGGCGTGCCAGGCTGGGACGGGACCGCGTTCCCGAACGGACGCTGTTTCTGCTGGCTGCGGTCGGCGGCGCTTTAGGCGCATGGATTGCGATGTATCGGAAGCGTCATAAAACAAGGCATTTATCGTTCAAGCTCGGCATACCGCTGCTGTTGTTTTTGAACGCGGTGCTGTACGGGTATTTCTGGAGTTAG